Proteins encoded by one window of Halichondria panicea chromosome 8, odHalPani1.1, whole genome shotgun sequence:
- the LOC135339486 gene encoding uncharacterized protein LOC135339486 isoform X3 — MSGSKIVLPSSDAEQYNGNILLNTVSSIAKPKGMILFSYKLCEFLVGLSGRNAYTSDNRPSWWPKDVVFCCLKGSTAATNGITTVHRRKVLAAFLEKCPEQYTISPPVYQVGTKRARITADSKIVLPSSNVEEYSGSILRGIISHIVNPKGQSSRNFFTRDNSPSWWPKDVAFSHIDGITAANQRKILATFFEKCPEQYTVSPPVDQQNSASIVETDQPEVPAVGTKRAKMMPGSKIVLPSSDAEEYSGNILQTAMIRIANSKGWGKNFYTSDNCPSWWPKDMVFAPMTGLRSIGIVTSVHWRKVLAAFLEKCPEQYTISPPVDTKRARMMPGSKIVLPSSDVEEYIGNILQSTVSRIAKPKGQSGGRNAYTSDNRPSWWPKDVVFCCLKGPKAATNGITTVHRRKVLAAFLEKCPEQYTISRPVDQQNSASADLLKHPLTGTKKTRIMADSKIVLPSSNAEEYSGIDLRTIISRIVNPKGKRNFYTSDNCPSWWPKDVAFTAPTGGSKAIANNITVGNMRMILASFLEKCPEQYTISPGAQLLSPTSSPHVGDKQPVREVSPRSSSESDQEEPVGMNQTPPTGAYRTRSVGATISTAAQHASPKLILPSSCANDYSQPSLISLIRNILNPKRRHFIYSSANCPSWWPTDVPFIRAEDMEAKDRTKVLTAFLKKCPDQYTISPPVDQQNSASIVETDQPEDTIVDVQMNVNESDAEFDASIPSDPEDLVNSLEQHLLDSRKRRLEAERKVEELTEEVKRLREERKYIGSIVKRSRLHH, encoded by the exons ATGTCAGGCtcaaagatagttcttccaagcTCTGATGCTGAGCAATATAATGGAAACATTCTTCTGAACACAGTTTCAAGTATTGCCAAGCCTAAAGGTATGATTCTATTTAGCTACAAGCTGTGTGAGTTTCTTGTAGGTCTGAGTGGCAGGAACGCCTATACGAGTGATAATCGTCCAagttggtggccaaaagatgtGGTGTTTTGCTGTTTGAAAG GGTCCACGGCTGCCACGAATGGTATCACTACAGTACACCGGAGAAAGGTATTGGCAGCTTTCTTGGAGAAATGTCCggagcagtacacaat TTCACCTCCAGTTTATCAAGTTGGTACAAAGAGAGCCAGGATAACGGCAGACtcaaagatagttcttccaagcTCTAATGTTGAGGAATATTCTGGAAGTATTCTTCGTGGCATCATTTCCCATATTGTGAACCCTAaag GTCAGAGTAGCAGAAACTTCTTTACAAGGGACAATTCTCCAagttggtggccaaaagatgtGGCATTTTCTCATATAG ATGGTATCACTGCTGCAAACCAGAGAAAGATTTTGGCAACTTTCTTTGAGAAATGTCCTGAGCAGTACACAGT atcacctccagttgatcagcaaaactctGCTTCGATAGTTGAAACTGACCAGCCAGAAGTCCCTGCAGTTGGTACAAAGAGAGCCAAGATGATGCCAGGCtcaaagatagttcttccaagcTCTGATGCTGAGGAATATTCTGGAAACATTCTTCAGACCGCAATGATACGTATTGCAAACTCTAAAG GTTGGGGCAAAAACTTCTACACAAGTGACAATTGCCCAagttggtggccaaaagatATGGTGTTTGCTCCTATGACAG GGCTCAGATCTATTGGTATTGTCACTAGTGTACACTGGAGAAAGGTATTGGCAGCTTTCCTGGAGAAATGTCctgagcagtacacaat atcacctccagtTGATACAAAGAGAGCCAGGATGATGCCAGGCtcaaagatagttcttccaagcTCTGATGTTGAAGAATATATTGGAAACATTCTTCAGAGCACAGTTTCACGTATTGCGAAGCCTAAAG GTCAGAGTGGCGGCAGGAATGCCTATACGAGTGATAATCGTCCAagttggtggccaaaagatgtGGTGTTTTGCTGTTTGAAAG GGCCCAAGGCTGCCACAAATGGTATCACTACAGTACACCGGAGAAAGGTATTGGCAGCTTTCTTGGAGAAATGTCCggagcagtacacaat ATCACGTCCAGttgatcagcaaaactctGCCTCGGCTGATCTACTAAAACACCCACTCACTGGTACAAAGAAAACCAGGATAATGGCAGACtcaaagatagttcttccaagcTCTAATGCTGAGGAATATTCTGGAATAGATCTCCGTACCATAATTTCCCGTATTGTGAACCCTaaag GTAAAAGAAACTTCTACACGAGTGATAACTGTCCAagttggtggccaaaagatgtGGCGTTTACTGCTCCAACAG GGGGGAGCAAAGCTATCGCAAATAATATCACTGTTGGAAACATGAGAATGATTTTAGCATCTTTCTTGGAGAAATGTCctgagcagtacacaat ATCACCCGGGGCACAGCTACTCAGTCCCACCTCTTCCCCACATGTTGGTGATAAGCAACCAGTAAGAGAAGTCAGCCCACGAAGTTCCTCTGAAAGTGATCAAGAAGAGCCTGTAGGAATGAACCAAACACCACCTACTGGAGCTTATCGTACCCGATCAGTTGGAGCCACAATCAGCACTGCTGCACAACATGCAAGCCCAAAGCTTATCCTACCCAGCTCTTGTGCAAATGACTACTCTCAACCTAGTCTCATTTCGCTAATTCGAAACATCTTAAATCCCAAAA GGCGACACTTCATATACTCCAGTGCTAATTGTCCCAGCTGGTGGCCGACTGATGTACCATTCATTAGGGCGGAAG ATATGGAAGCTAAGGACAGGACAAAAGTACTGACAGCTTTTCTAAAGAAATGCCCTGaccagtacacaat atcacctccagttgatcagcaaaactctGCCTCGATAGTTGAAACTGACCAACCAGAAGACACCATCGTTGATGTACAAATGAATGTGAATGAATCTGATGCTGAATTTGATGCTAGCATACCAAGTGACCCTGAAGATCTGGTGAATAGTCTAGAGCAGCACCTTCTAGATTCTAGGAAAAGAAGGCTCGAGGCTGAGAGGAAAGTTGAAGAGCTGACGGAAGAAGTCAAACGTCTCAGAGAAGAAAGGAAGTATATAGGTTCTATTGTGAAACGATCACGACTccatcactag
- the LOC135339486 gene encoding uncharacterized protein LOC135339486 isoform X1 — protein sequence MSGSKIVLPSSDAEQYNGNILLNTVSSIAKPKGMILFSYKLCEFLVGLSGRNAYTSDNRPSWWPKDVVFCCLKGSTAATNGITTVHRRKVLAAFLEKCPEQYTISPPVYQVGTKRARITADSKIVLPSSNVEEYSGSILRGIISHIVNPKGQSSRNFFTRDNSPSWWPKDVAFSHIDGITAANQRKILATFFEKCPEQYTVSPPVDQQNSASIVETDQPEVPAVGTKRAKMMPGSKIVLPSSDAEEYSGNILQTAMIRIANSKGWGKNFYTSDNCPSWWPKDMVFAPMTGLRSIGIVTSVHWRKVLAAFLEKCPEQYTISPPVDTKRARMMPGSKIVLPSSDVEEYIGNILQSTVSRIAKPKGMILFSYKLCEFLVGQSGGRNAYTSDNRPSWWPKDVVFCCLKGPKAATNGITTVHRRKVLAAFLEKCPEQYTISRPVDQQNSASADLLKHPLTGTKKTRIMADSKIVLPSSNAEEYSGIDLRTIISRIVNPKGKRNFYTSDNCPSWWPKDVAFTAPTGGSKAIANNITVGNMRMILASFLEKCPEQYTISPGAQLLSPTSSPHVGDKQPVREVSPRSSSESDQEEPVGMNQTPPTGAYRTRSVGATISTAAQHASPKLILPSSCANDYSQPSLISLIRNILNPKRRHFIYSSANCPSWWPTDVPFIRAEDMEAKDRTKVLTAFLKKCPDQYTISPPVDQQNSASIVETDQPEDTIVDVQMNVNESDAEFDASIPSDPEDLVNSLEQHLLDSRKRRLEAERKVEELTEEVKRLREERKYIGSIVKRSRLHH from the exons ATGTCAGGCtcaaagatagttcttccaagcTCTGATGCTGAGCAATATAATGGAAACATTCTTCTGAACACAGTTTCAAGTATTGCCAAGCCTAAAGGTATGATTCTATTTAGCTACAAGCTGTGTGAGTTTCTTGTAGGTCTGAGTGGCAGGAACGCCTATACGAGTGATAATCGTCCAagttggtggccaaaagatgtGGTGTTTTGCTGTTTGAAAG GGTCCACGGCTGCCACGAATGGTATCACTACAGTACACCGGAGAAAGGTATTGGCAGCTTTCTTGGAGAAATGTCCggagcagtacacaat TTCACCTCCAGTTTATCAAGTTGGTACAAAGAGAGCCAGGATAACGGCAGACtcaaagatagttcttccaagcTCTAATGTTGAGGAATATTCTGGAAGTATTCTTCGTGGCATCATTTCCCATATTGTGAACCCTAaag GTCAGAGTAGCAGAAACTTCTTTACAAGGGACAATTCTCCAagttggtggccaaaagatgtGGCATTTTCTCATATAG ATGGTATCACTGCTGCAAACCAGAGAAAGATTTTGGCAACTTTCTTTGAGAAATGTCCTGAGCAGTACACAGT atcacctccagttgatcagcaaaactctGCTTCGATAGTTGAAACTGACCAGCCAGAAGTCCCTGCAGTTGGTACAAAGAGAGCCAAGATGATGCCAGGCtcaaagatagttcttccaagcTCTGATGCTGAGGAATATTCTGGAAACATTCTTCAGACCGCAATGATACGTATTGCAAACTCTAAAG GTTGGGGCAAAAACTTCTACACAAGTGACAATTGCCCAagttggtggccaaaagatATGGTGTTTGCTCCTATGACAG GGCTCAGATCTATTGGTATTGTCACTAGTGTACACTGGAGAAAGGTATTGGCAGCTTTCCTGGAGAAATGTCctgagcagtacacaat atcacctccagtTGATACAAAGAGAGCCAGGATGATGCCAGGCtcaaagatagttcttccaagcTCTGATGTTGAAGAATATATTGGAAACATTCTTCAGAGCACAGTTTCACGTATTGCGAAGCCTAAAGGTATGATTCTATTTAGCTACAAGCTGTGTGAGTTTCTTGTAGGTCAGAGTGGCGGCAGGAATGCCTATACGAGTGATAATCGTCCAagttggtggccaaaagatgtGGTGTTTTGCTGTTTGAAAG GGCCCAAGGCTGCCACAAATGGTATCACTACAGTACACCGGAGAAAGGTATTGGCAGCTTTCTTGGAGAAATGTCCggagcagtacacaat ATCACGTCCAGttgatcagcaaaactctGCCTCGGCTGATCTACTAAAACACCCACTCACTGGTACAAAGAAAACCAGGATAATGGCAGACtcaaagatagttcttccaagcTCTAATGCTGAGGAATATTCTGGAATAGATCTCCGTACCATAATTTCCCGTATTGTGAACCCTaaag GTAAAAGAAACTTCTACACGAGTGATAACTGTCCAagttggtggccaaaagatgtGGCGTTTACTGCTCCAACAG GGGGGAGCAAAGCTATCGCAAATAATATCACTGTTGGAAACATGAGAATGATTTTAGCATCTTTCTTGGAGAAATGTCctgagcagtacacaat ATCACCCGGGGCACAGCTACTCAGTCCCACCTCTTCCCCACATGTTGGTGATAAGCAACCAGTAAGAGAAGTCAGCCCACGAAGTTCCTCTGAAAGTGATCAAGAAGAGCCTGTAGGAATGAACCAAACACCACCTACTGGAGCTTATCGTACCCGATCAGTTGGAGCCACAATCAGCACTGCTGCACAACATGCAAGCCCAAAGCTTATCCTACCCAGCTCTTGTGCAAATGACTACTCTCAACCTAGTCTCATTTCGCTAATTCGAAACATCTTAAATCCCAAAA GGCGACACTTCATATACTCCAGTGCTAATTGTCCCAGCTGGTGGCCGACTGATGTACCATTCATTAGGGCGGAAG ATATGGAAGCTAAGGACAGGACAAAAGTACTGACAGCTTTTCTAAAGAAATGCCCTGaccagtacacaat atcacctccagttgatcagcaaaactctGCCTCGATAGTTGAAACTGACCAACCAGAAGACACCATCGTTGATGTACAAATGAATGTGAATGAATCTGATGCTGAATTTGATGCTAGCATACCAAGTGACCCTGAAGATCTGGTGAATAGTCTAGAGCAGCACCTTCTAGATTCTAGGAAAAGAAGGCTCGAGGCTGAGAGGAAAGTTGAAGAGCTGACGGAAGAAGTCAAACGTCTCAGAGAAGAAAGGAAGTATATAGGTTCTATTGTGAAACGATCACGACTccatcactag
- the LOC135339486 gene encoding uncharacterized protein LOC135339486 isoform X4 — MSGSKIVLPSSDAEQYNGNILLNTVSSIAKPKGMILFSYKLCEFLVGLSGRNAYTSDNRPSWWPKDVVFCCLKGSTAATNGITTVHRRKVLAAFLEKCPEQYTISPPVYQVGTKRARITADSKIVLPSSNVEEYSGSILRGIISHIVNPKGQSSRNFFTRDNSPSWWPKDVAFSHIDGITAANQRKILATFFEKCPEQYTVSPPVDQQNSASIVETDQPEVPAVGTKRAKMMPGSKIVLPSSDAEEYSGNILQTAMIRIANSKGLRSIGIVTSVHWRKVLAAFLEKCPEQYTISPPVDTKRARMMPGSKIVLPSSDVEEYIGNILQSTVSRIAKPKGMILFSYKLCEFLVGQSGGRNAYTSDNRPSWWPKDVVFCCLKGPKAATNGITTVHRRKVLAAFLEKCPEQYTISRPVDQQNSASADLLKHPLTGTKKTRIMADSKIVLPSSNAEEYSGIDLRTIISRIVNPKGKRNFYTSDNCPSWWPKDVAFTAPTGGSKAIANNITVGNMRMILASFLEKCPEQYTISPGAQLLSPTSSPHVGDKQPVREVSPRSSSESDQEEPVGMNQTPPTGAYRTRSVGATISTAAQHASPKLILPSSCANDYSQPSLISLIRNILNPKRRHFIYSSANCPSWWPTDVPFIRAEDMEAKDRTKVLTAFLKKCPDQYTISPPVDQQNSASIVETDQPEDTIVDVQMNVNESDAEFDASIPSDPEDLVNSLEQHLLDSRKRRLEAERKVEELTEEVKRLREERKYIGSIVKRSRLHH, encoded by the exons ATGTCAGGCtcaaagatagttcttccaagcTCTGATGCTGAGCAATATAATGGAAACATTCTTCTGAACACAGTTTCAAGTATTGCCAAGCCTAAAGGTATGATTCTATTTAGCTACAAGCTGTGTGAGTTTCTTGTAGGTCTGAGTGGCAGGAACGCCTATACGAGTGATAATCGTCCAagttggtggccaaaagatgtGGTGTTTTGCTGTTTGAAAG GGTCCACGGCTGCCACGAATGGTATCACTACAGTACACCGGAGAAAGGTATTGGCAGCTTTCTTGGAGAAATGTCCggagcagtacacaat TTCACCTCCAGTTTATCAAGTTGGTACAAAGAGAGCCAGGATAACGGCAGACtcaaagatagttcttccaagcTCTAATGTTGAGGAATATTCTGGAAGTATTCTTCGTGGCATCATTTCCCATATTGTGAACCCTAaag GTCAGAGTAGCAGAAACTTCTTTACAAGGGACAATTCTCCAagttggtggccaaaagatgtGGCATTTTCTCATATAG ATGGTATCACTGCTGCAAACCAGAGAAAGATTTTGGCAACTTTCTTTGAGAAATGTCCTGAGCAGTACACAGT atcacctccagttgatcagcaaaactctGCTTCGATAGTTGAAACTGACCAGCCAGAAGTCCCTGCAGTTGGTACAAAGAGAGCCAAGATGATGCCAGGCtcaaagatagttcttccaagcTCTGATGCTGAGGAATATTCTGGAAACATTCTTCAGACCGCAATGATACGTATTGCAAACTCTAAAG GGCTCAGATCTATTGGTATTGTCACTAGTGTACACTGGAGAAAGGTATTGGCAGCTTTCCTGGAGAAATGTCctgagcagtacacaat atcacctccagtTGATACAAAGAGAGCCAGGATGATGCCAGGCtcaaagatagttcttccaagcTCTGATGTTGAAGAATATATTGGAAACATTCTTCAGAGCACAGTTTCACGTATTGCGAAGCCTAAAGGTATGATTCTATTTAGCTACAAGCTGTGTGAGTTTCTTGTAGGTCAGAGTGGCGGCAGGAATGCCTATACGAGTGATAATCGTCCAagttggtggccaaaagatgtGGTGTTTTGCTGTTTGAAAG GGCCCAAGGCTGCCACAAATGGTATCACTACAGTACACCGGAGAAAGGTATTGGCAGCTTTCTTGGAGAAATGTCCggagcagtacacaat ATCACGTCCAGttgatcagcaaaactctGCCTCGGCTGATCTACTAAAACACCCACTCACTGGTACAAAGAAAACCAGGATAATGGCAGACtcaaagatagttcttccaagcTCTAATGCTGAGGAATATTCTGGAATAGATCTCCGTACCATAATTTCCCGTATTGTGAACCCTaaag GTAAAAGAAACTTCTACACGAGTGATAACTGTCCAagttggtggccaaaagatgtGGCGTTTACTGCTCCAACAG GGGGGAGCAAAGCTATCGCAAATAATATCACTGTTGGAAACATGAGAATGATTTTAGCATCTTTCTTGGAGAAATGTCctgagcagtacacaat ATCACCCGGGGCACAGCTACTCAGTCCCACCTCTTCCCCACATGTTGGTGATAAGCAACCAGTAAGAGAAGTCAGCCCACGAAGTTCCTCTGAAAGTGATCAAGAAGAGCCTGTAGGAATGAACCAAACACCACCTACTGGAGCTTATCGTACCCGATCAGTTGGAGCCACAATCAGCACTGCTGCACAACATGCAAGCCCAAAGCTTATCCTACCCAGCTCTTGTGCAAATGACTACTCTCAACCTAGTCTCATTTCGCTAATTCGAAACATCTTAAATCCCAAAA GGCGACACTTCATATACTCCAGTGCTAATTGTCCCAGCTGGTGGCCGACTGATGTACCATTCATTAGGGCGGAAG ATATGGAAGCTAAGGACAGGACAAAAGTACTGACAGCTTTTCTAAAGAAATGCCCTGaccagtacacaat atcacctccagttgatcagcaaaactctGCCTCGATAGTTGAAACTGACCAACCAGAAGACACCATCGTTGATGTACAAATGAATGTGAATGAATCTGATGCTGAATTTGATGCTAGCATACCAAGTGACCCTGAAGATCTGGTGAATAGTCTAGAGCAGCACCTTCTAGATTCTAGGAAAAGAAGGCTCGAGGCTGAGAGGAAAGTTGAAGAGCTGACGGAAGAAGTCAAACGTCTCAGAGAAGAAAGGAAGTATATAGGTTCTATTGTGAAACGATCACGACTccatcactag
- the LOC135339486 gene encoding uncharacterized protein LOC135339486 isoform X2: MSGSKIVLPSSDAEQYNGNILLNTVSSIAKPKGLSGRNAYTSDNRPSWWPKDVVFCCLKGSTAATNGITTVHRRKVLAAFLEKCPEQYTISPPVYQVGTKRARITADSKIVLPSSNVEEYSGSILRGIISHIVNPKGQSSRNFFTRDNSPSWWPKDVAFSHIDGITAANQRKILATFFEKCPEQYTVSPPVDQQNSASIVETDQPEVPAVGTKRAKMMPGSKIVLPSSDAEEYSGNILQTAMIRIANSKGWGKNFYTSDNCPSWWPKDMVFAPMTGLRSIGIVTSVHWRKVLAAFLEKCPEQYTISPPVDTKRARMMPGSKIVLPSSDVEEYIGNILQSTVSRIAKPKGMILFSYKLCEFLVGQSGGRNAYTSDNRPSWWPKDVVFCCLKGPKAATNGITTVHRRKVLAAFLEKCPEQYTISRPVDQQNSASADLLKHPLTGTKKTRIMADSKIVLPSSNAEEYSGIDLRTIISRIVNPKGKRNFYTSDNCPSWWPKDVAFTAPTGGSKAIANNITVGNMRMILASFLEKCPEQYTISPGAQLLSPTSSPHVGDKQPVREVSPRSSSESDQEEPVGMNQTPPTGAYRTRSVGATISTAAQHASPKLILPSSCANDYSQPSLISLIRNILNPKRRHFIYSSANCPSWWPTDVPFIRAEDMEAKDRTKVLTAFLKKCPDQYTISPPVDQQNSASIVETDQPEDTIVDVQMNVNESDAEFDASIPSDPEDLVNSLEQHLLDSRKRRLEAERKVEELTEEVKRLREERKYIGSIVKRSRLHH, encoded by the exons ATGTCAGGCtcaaagatagttcttccaagcTCTGATGCTGAGCAATATAATGGAAACATTCTTCTGAACACAGTTTCAAGTATTGCCAAGCCTAAAG GTCTGAGTGGCAGGAACGCCTATACGAGTGATAATCGTCCAagttggtggccaaaagatgtGGTGTTTTGCTGTTTGAAAG GGTCCACGGCTGCCACGAATGGTATCACTACAGTACACCGGAGAAAGGTATTGGCAGCTTTCTTGGAGAAATGTCCggagcagtacacaat TTCACCTCCAGTTTATCAAGTTGGTACAAAGAGAGCCAGGATAACGGCAGACtcaaagatagttcttccaagcTCTAATGTTGAGGAATATTCTGGAAGTATTCTTCGTGGCATCATTTCCCATATTGTGAACCCTAaag GTCAGAGTAGCAGAAACTTCTTTACAAGGGACAATTCTCCAagttggtggccaaaagatgtGGCATTTTCTCATATAG ATGGTATCACTGCTGCAAACCAGAGAAAGATTTTGGCAACTTTCTTTGAGAAATGTCCTGAGCAGTACACAGT atcacctccagttgatcagcaaaactctGCTTCGATAGTTGAAACTGACCAGCCAGAAGTCCCTGCAGTTGGTACAAAGAGAGCCAAGATGATGCCAGGCtcaaagatagttcttccaagcTCTGATGCTGAGGAATATTCTGGAAACATTCTTCAGACCGCAATGATACGTATTGCAAACTCTAAAG GTTGGGGCAAAAACTTCTACACAAGTGACAATTGCCCAagttggtggccaaaagatATGGTGTTTGCTCCTATGACAG GGCTCAGATCTATTGGTATTGTCACTAGTGTACACTGGAGAAAGGTATTGGCAGCTTTCCTGGAGAAATGTCctgagcagtacacaat atcacctccagtTGATACAAAGAGAGCCAGGATGATGCCAGGCtcaaagatagttcttccaagcTCTGATGTTGAAGAATATATTGGAAACATTCTTCAGAGCACAGTTTCACGTATTGCGAAGCCTAAAGGTATGATTCTATTTAGCTACAAGCTGTGTGAGTTTCTTGTAGGTCAGAGTGGCGGCAGGAATGCCTATACGAGTGATAATCGTCCAagttggtggccaaaagatgtGGTGTTTTGCTGTTTGAAAG GGCCCAAGGCTGCCACAAATGGTATCACTACAGTACACCGGAGAAAGGTATTGGCAGCTTTCTTGGAGAAATGTCCggagcagtacacaat ATCACGTCCAGttgatcagcaaaactctGCCTCGGCTGATCTACTAAAACACCCACTCACTGGTACAAAGAAAACCAGGATAATGGCAGACtcaaagatagttcttccaagcTCTAATGCTGAGGAATATTCTGGAATAGATCTCCGTACCATAATTTCCCGTATTGTGAACCCTaaag GTAAAAGAAACTTCTACACGAGTGATAACTGTCCAagttggtggccaaaagatgtGGCGTTTACTGCTCCAACAG GGGGGAGCAAAGCTATCGCAAATAATATCACTGTTGGAAACATGAGAATGATTTTAGCATCTTTCTTGGAGAAATGTCctgagcagtacacaat ATCACCCGGGGCACAGCTACTCAGTCCCACCTCTTCCCCACATGTTGGTGATAAGCAACCAGTAAGAGAAGTCAGCCCACGAAGTTCCTCTGAAAGTGATCAAGAAGAGCCTGTAGGAATGAACCAAACACCACCTACTGGAGCTTATCGTACCCGATCAGTTGGAGCCACAATCAGCACTGCTGCACAACATGCAAGCCCAAAGCTTATCCTACCCAGCTCTTGTGCAAATGACTACTCTCAACCTAGTCTCATTTCGCTAATTCGAAACATCTTAAATCCCAAAA GGCGACACTTCATATACTCCAGTGCTAATTGTCCCAGCTGGTGGCCGACTGATGTACCATTCATTAGGGCGGAAG ATATGGAAGCTAAGGACAGGACAAAAGTACTGACAGCTTTTCTAAAGAAATGCCCTGaccagtacacaat atcacctccagttgatcagcaaaactctGCCTCGATAGTTGAAACTGACCAACCAGAAGACACCATCGTTGATGTACAAATGAATGTGAATGAATCTGATGCTGAATTTGATGCTAGCATACCAAGTGACCCTGAAGATCTGGTGAATAGTCTAGAGCAGCACCTTCTAGATTCTAGGAAAAGAAGGCTCGAGGCTGAGAGGAAAGTTGAAGAGCTGACGGAAGAAGTCAAACGTCTCAGAGAAGAAAGGAAGTATATAGGTTCTATTGTGAAACGATCACGACTccatcactag